A stretch of Cicer arietinum cultivar CDC Frontier isolate Library 1 chromosome 5, Cicar.CDCFrontier_v2.0, whole genome shotgun sequence DNA encodes these proteins:
- the LOC101492998 gene encoding uncharacterized protein, whose protein sequence is MANYAIPYVLILLLNLSTILNVLACPYCPYPSPKPPKHHPPIVKPPPVHKPPKPTPCPPPSSSPKPPHVPKPPIVKPPIVKPPIVKPPIVKPPIVKPPIVKPPVVKPPVVKPPVVKPPVVKPPVVKPPVVKPPIVKPPIVKPPIVKPPIVKPPIVKPPIVKPPIVKPPIVKPPIVKPPIVKPPIVKPPIVKPPIVKPPIVKPPIVKPPIVKPPIVKPPIVKPPIVNPPIVKPPPHVPLPPTVPPTPTPPVITPPTPTPPIVTPPTPTPPVITPPTPPVVTPPTPTPPVVTPPIPTPPVATPPTPTPPVVTPPTPTPVPCPPPAPAPAPPPEQQSCPIDVLKLGACVDVLGGLIHIGIGGSSAKQTCCPLLQGLVDLDAALCLCTSIKLKLLNINLVIPIALQLLIDCGKNPPEGFKCAS, encoded by the coding sequence ATGGCTAACTATGCTATACCCTATGTGTTGATACTTCTCTTGAACTTGAGTACTATACTCAATGTCCTTGCTTGTCCTTATTGTCCATACCCTTCTCCTAAACCCCCAAAACACCATCCTCCTATTGTTAAGCCACCACCAGTTCACAAACCTCCTAAACCAACACCTTGTCCTCCCCCATCATCATCACCTAAACCACCTCATGTTCCAAAACCACCCATTGTGAAACCACCAATCGTGAAACCACCGATCGTGAAACCACCGATCGTGAAACCACCGATCGTGAAACCACCGATCGTGAAACCACCGGTCGTGAAACCACCGGTCGTGAAACCACCGGTCGTGAAACCACCGGTCGTGAAACCACCGGTCGTGAAACCACCGGTCGTGAAACCACCAATTGTGAAACCACCAATTGTGAAACCACCCATTGTGAAACCACCCATTGTGAAACCACCCATTGTGAAACCACCGATCGTGAAACCACCTATTGTGAAACCACCCATTGTGAAACCACCCATTGTGAAACCACCTATTGTGAAACCACCCATTGTGAAACCACCCATTGTAAAACCACCAATTGTGAAACCACCCATTGTAAAACCACCAATTGTGAAACCACCCATTGTAAAACCACCAATTGTGAAACCACCCATCGTGAAACCACCAATTGTGAACCCACCGATTGTGAAACCACCACCACATGTTCCACTACCTCCAACTGTACCACCAACACCAACACCACCAGTGATAACTCCACCAACACCAACACCACCTATTGTGACACCACCAACACCAACACCACCAGTGATTACACCACCAACACCACCAGTGGTTACTCCACCAACACCAACACCACCAGTGGTAACTCCACCAATACCAACACCACCAGTGGCAACTCCACCAACACCAACACCACCAGTGGTTACTCCACCAACACCAACACCTGTACCATGTCCGCCACCAGCACCAGCACCAGCACCACCACCAGAACAACAAAGTTGTCCAATAGATGTATTGAAGTTGGGTGCATGTGTTGATGTGCTTGGTGGTCTAATACATATTGGAATAGGTGGTAGTAGTGCTAAACAAACATGTTGTCCATTGCTTCAAGGACTTGTGGATTTGGATGCTGCTCTTTGTCTATGCACTTCCATTAAACTTAAGCTTCTTAATATCAACCTTGTTATCCCCATTGCTCTTCAGCTTCTCATTGACTGTGGCAAAAATCCACCTGAAGGATTTAAGTGTGCATCCtaa